From Solanum lycopersicum chromosome 8, SLM_r2.1, the proteins below share one genomic window:
- the LOC543789 gene encoding beta 1,3-glycosyltransferase-like protein I, translating to MNSRGSANRLSSTSNFRSRISFLMLSMFSTMAALYVAGRLWMDSENRVYLIQELDRRTGQGRSAISVDDTLKIITCREQQKRLTALQMELGKASEEGFVSKHLLDNNEKDSKKKLLAVIGVSTNFGNKKNRDAIRKAWMPTGPARKKLEEEKGIVIRFVIGRSLNRGDSSDRAIDDESRSFDDFIILNDHVESPQEQSKKTKSFFAHAVEHWDAEFYAKVNDNVYVNLDAIGSVLTTYLDKPRAYIGCMKSGEVFSQPEQKWYEPEWWKFGDGKSYFRHASGEIFAVSKALAQFISINRSMLRSYAHDDVSAGSWFIGLDVKYVDEGKFCCSSWSSGSVCAAA from the exons TTTCCGATCTCGAATCTCGTTTCTAATGCTCTCTATGTTCTCTACAATGGCTGCTCTTTATGTTGCCGGCAG GTTGTGGATGGACTCGGAGAATAGGGTATATCTTATTCAAGAGCTTGATAGGAGAACCGGACAG GGCCGTTCGGCTATATCAGTAGATGATACACTGAAGATCATAACCTGCAG GGAACAACAGAAGAGGCTGACTGCACTTCAGATGGAACTGGGTAAAGCCAGTGAGGAAGGTTTTGTGTCAAAGCATCTACTGGATAACAATGAGAAGGATTCAAAGAAAAAACTTCTAGCTGTTATAGGTGTCTCTACAAATTTTGGCAACAAGAAAAACAGAGACGCAATTCGCAAAGCATGGATGCCTACTG GTCCTGCTCGTAAAAAGTTAGAGGAGGAGAAAGGTATCGTAATTCGATTTGTCATAGGAAGAAG TTTGAATCGTGGAGATAGTTCGGATAGAGCCATTGATGATGAAAGCAGGAGTTTCGATGACTTCATCATTCTT AATGATCATGTGGAGTCCCCTCAAGAGCAATCAAAGAAGACAAAGTCATTTTTTGCTCACGCTGTTGAGCATTGGGATGCTGAGTTTTATGCCAAGGTCAACGACAATGTCTATGTTAATTTAG ATGCTATTGGATCTGTACTTACCACCTATCTGGATAAGCCTCGTGCCTACATAGGGTGTATGAAATCTGGCGAAGTTTTTTCACAGCC GGAACAGAAATGGTATGAGCCAGAGTGGTGGAAATTTGGGGATGGAAAATC ATACTTCAGGCATGCTTCCGGTGAAATATTTGCTGTATCGAAGGCCTTGGCTCAATTTATTTCTATCAACAG ATCAATGCTTCGCTCATATGCTCATGATGATGTGAGTGCTGGATCCTGGTTCATTGGCCTTGATGTGAAGTATGTTGATGAAGGGAAGTTCTGCTGTTCTTCCTGGTCTTCAg GGTCTGTATGCGCAGCAGCTTGA